From the Deinococcus sonorensis KR-87 genome, the window AATTCAACCAGCTGTGTCAGTCGGAGCTGACGCTGTACCGCGAACTGCTGCAGGCCCCGGTGACGCGCGAGAGCCGTATCGCCTGCGGCGCTGCGGAGTGCCGCTACCGTATAGGCTGAGCGGCGTGGGACTTCCTCGCGCCGAGCACATGCAGGACGGCCCGCTCTACGGGCTGGTGGCGTGGCCGTCCCCGGAACTGGACAGCTGGTTGCGGCGCGAGCAGCAGCGCCTGCAGGTCCGCAGTTACGGCGAACCGCACCTGAACCTGCGGGCTCCCTTCTACAGCGCCTGCGACGAGGCAGAGCTGGTGGCCAGCCTGCGGCGGATGCTCAGCGGCTGCCCGCCCTTTGAGGTGCAGCTGACCGGGTGGCGCACCTTCCCGCACGTGGTGTTTCTGGAATGCCGCACCACGCCGGCGCTGGAGCACCTGCACCAGCAGGTGCTGACGCTGCCGTGCGCGCCACCCCAACCGTTCGATCACAAGGAATACATTCCGCATCTCACGCTGGCGCTGGGCGTGATGAGCTGGGCGGAGCCGGCACTGCACCAGGAACTGGAGCGCATGCCGCTGCCGGTCAGCCGGTTTCCGGTGACGGCCCTGAGCCTCACCCGAGA encodes:
- a CDS encoding 2'-5' RNA ligase family protein; this encodes MGLPRAEHMQDGPLYGLVAWPSPELDSWLRREQQRLQVRSYGEPHLNLRAPFYSACDEAELVASLRRMLSGCPPFEVQLTGWRTFPHVVFLECRTTPALEHLHQQVLTLPCAPPQPFDHKEYIPHLTLALGVMSWAEPALHQELERMPLPVSRFPVTALSLTREDGGELREVHTFPLGQHG